One segment of Acidovorax sp. DW039 DNA contains the following:
- a CDS encoding helix-turn-helix transcriptional regulator → MPKPSAPAADEAPHRRRPRNVSYVDSMTPHLFVPTARRPVRAKVRQLRADTRVMPHSHPWAQVAISTTGVIQLTVDRGTYIVPPSRALWIPPGMVHAVTMVEDAEMRTLYFHQPRGRCGPHALGSGARGQDQTLWSQCRVLEASDLLRAVVREMPTQPDDAPPPDTATLLREKHLSALICDELARAATVKLGVDLPHDKRLRHLCEAVLADPTRHATLEAWASDTGASLRTVARLFRTELGSTFTQWRQQVILAKAVSLAAGRMPVGQIAAELGYSPSAFSAMVRKSVGQPPGQFLGQR, encoded by the coding sequence ATGCCAAAGCCCTCTGCCCCCGCCGCCGATGAGGCCCCCCACCGCCGCAGGCCACGCAACGTTTCGTATGTGGATTCGATGACGCCACATCTGTTCGTGCCCACAGCCCGCAGGCCTGTGCGGGCCAAGGTGCGGCAACTGCGGGCCGACACCCGCGTGATGCCGCACAGCCACCCGTGGGCCCAGGTGGCTATCTCCACCACGGGGGTGATCCAGCTCACGGTGGATCGGGGCACCTACATCGTGCCGCCTTCGCGTGCGTTGTGGATACCGCCGGGCATGGTGCACGCCGTCACCATGGTGGAGGATGCCGAGATGCGCACGCTGTACTTCCACCAGCCACGCGGGCGTTGCGGCCCCCATGCCCTGGGCAGCGGCGCGCGGGGCCAGGATCAAACCCTGTGGAGCCAGTGCCGTGTGCTCGAAGCCTCTGATCTGCTGCGTGCCGTGGTGCGCGAAATGCCCACCCAGCCCGACGATGCGCCGCCGCCGGACACTGCCACCCTGCTGCGCGAAAAGCACCTGAGTGCGTTGATATGCGATGAGCTGGCGCGCGCAGCCACCGTGAAACTCGGAGTAGACCTGCCCCACGACAAACGCCTGCGCCACCTGTGCGAAGCCGTGCTGGCAGACCCCACACGCCACGCCACGCTGGAGGCCTGGGCCAGCGACACCGGAGCCAGCCTGCGCACCGTGGCACGGCTCTTCCGTACCGAGCTGGGCAGCACCTTCACGCAGTGGCGGCAGCAGGTCATTCTGGCCAAGGCCGTGTCACTTGCCGCGGGGCGCATGCCGGTGGGCCAGATTGCGGCAGAGCTGGGCTACAGCCCCAGTGCATTCAGCGCCATGGTGCGCAAATCCGTAGGGCAGCCGCCCGGGCAGTTTCTGGGGCAGAGGTAG
- a CDS encoding EAL domain-containing protein — MNETRSPLNDAEVTSSELERLRAAVHRAEQAERLQRALFAISELSSSDLEMSHMLPRLHAIVGSLMYARNLFMALYDAETDSLEFIYMVDEATPDLHQPGERIAMDDYAQALTWYVVRDGLPRRGSMQALAQQVPGPLRARGANAQDWLGVPLREGGQGGQVRGALVVQSYDQPNRYGPEEQALLEFVASHVLNAVQRKQSQKALEQAVQAGTAELARANQALLAEVARRQRGERLQAALYRIAECANDVGTMDAFYSAVHEIVGDLINARNCYIALVSEDGQELHFPYYIDEQGGQGISRRMGRGLTEYVLRTRKPLLVNRAEADEMIAQGLFQTVGPRANSWLGVPLVCDGRTLGVIAVQSYQPEVLYSDRDRLLLSFVSHQIASSLVRRRTTESLRRANAELEQRVAERTDQLEEQIAVRERVEAQLQHQVLHDALTGLPNRSYLLERLAWLQARLQRHSMRRFAVMFIDVDRFKLVNESMGHHAGDEVLREIGRRLQSTLGDSDMIARVGGDQFAVLVNDAHTVEAAARLAQRMLQVLDEPMPVEGKHLFTSVSIGIMLCDQPEAAATDLLRNADTAMYRAKLNGRRRFELYDAHLHTDALRVLTLENALWSALKQRQFVPHFQPIVSLQDGRVLGYEALVRWRHPTQGLLKPADFLQVAEDSGSMEAIDWLIFTSACETIAARKDFTGYLGLNVAPRHFRNPHFCQQLLDMLHRAGLPASRLCLEITEGALIDDPERTCQLLNELRSHGMSLALDDFGTGYSSLGYLHRFPLLTLKIDRSFVAPLTESPANEGSASAAVVRAVVALAGSLGLSVVAEGIETQEQAEALRALGCHLGQGFLFAMPGPLPAPLA, encoded by the coding sequence ATGAACGAAACGCGCTCCCCGCTCAACGACGCCGAGGTTACCTCCAGTGAACTGGAGCGCCTGCGCGCAGCGGTACATCGGGCGGAGCAGGCAGAGCGACTGCAAAGGGCGCTCTTCGCCATCTCGGAGCTGTCCAGTTCCGACCTGGAGATGTCCCACATGCTGCCCCGGCTGCATGCCATCGTGGGGTCGCTCATGTATGCGCGCAATCTGTTCATGGCGCTGTACGACGCCGAGACCGATAGCCTGGAATTCATCTACATGGTGGACGAGGCGACGCCCGACCTTCACCAGCCGGGCGAGCGAATCGCCATGGACGACTATGCCCAGGCCCTGACGTGGTACGTGGTGCGTGACGGCCTGCCCCGCAGGGGCTCCATGCAGGCGCTGGCCCAGCAGGTGCCCGGCCCCCTGCGCGCACGCGGTGCCAACGCGCAAGACTGGCTGGGTGTACCCCTGCGTGAAGGCGGGCAGGGCGGGCAGGTGCGTGGGGCTCTGGTGGTGCAAAGCTATGACCAGCCCAACCGCTATGGCCCCGAAGAGCAGGCCCTGCTGGAGTTTGTGGCCAGCCATGTGCTCAACGCAGTGCAGCGCAAGCAAAGCCAGAAGGCGCTGGAGCAGGCGGTGCAGGCAGGCACAGCAGAGCTGGCCCGTGCCAACCAGGCCCTGCTGGCCGAAGTGGCGCGCCGCCAGCGTGGCGAGCGGTTGCAGGCCGCGCTCTACCGGATTGCCGAGTGTGCCAATGATGTGGGCACGATGGATGCGTTCTACAGCGCGGTGCACGAGATCGTGGGCGATCTCATCAATGCGCGCAATTGCTACATCGCTCTGGTCTCGGAAGATGGGCAGGAGCTGCACTTCCCATACTACATTGATGAACAAGGCGGGCAGGGCATCTCGCGCCGGATGGGCCGGGGGCTGACCGAATACGTGCTGCGCACCCGCAAGCCGCTGCTGGTCAACAGGGCCGAGGCGGACGAGATGATTGCCCAGGGCCTGTTCCAGACCGTGGGGCCGCGCGCCAATTCATGGCTGGGCGTGCCGCTGGTGTGTGATGGCCGCACCCTCGGCGTGATCGCGGTGCAAAGCTATCAGCCCGAGGTGCTGTACTCCGATCGTGACCGCCTGTTGCTGAGCTTTGTCTCGCACCAGATCGCCAGCAGCCTGGTGCGCCGCCGCACCACCGAATCGCTGCGCCGCGCCAATGCCGAGCTGGAGCAGCGCGTGGCCGAGCGCACCGACCAGCTCGAAGAGCAGATTGCCGTGCGGGAGCGGGTGGAGGCGCAGCTGCAGCACCAGGTGCTGCACGATGCGCTGACCGGCCTGCCCAACCGCAGCTACCTGCTCGAGCGGCTGGCCTGGCTGCAGGCCCGGCTGCAGCGCCATAGCATGCGGCGGTTTGCCGTCATGTTCATCGACGTGGACCGCTTCAAGCTCGTCAATGAAAGCATGGGCCACCATGCCGGAGACGAAGTGCTGCGCGAGATTGGCCGTCGGCTCCAGTCCACGCTGGGGGACTCCGACATGATTGCCCGCGTGGGCGGAGACCAGTTTGCCGTGCTGGTCAACGATGCCCACACCGTGGAGGCCGCAGCGCGGCTTGCGCAACGCATGCTGCAGGTGCTGGACGAACCCATGCCGGTGGAGGGCAAGCACCTTTTCACCTCGGTGAGCATCGGCATCATGCTGTGTGACCAGCCGGAGGCTGCAGCCACCGATTTGCTGCGCAATGCGGATACCGCCATGTACCGCGCTAAGCTCAACGGCAGGCGCAGGTTTGAGCTGTACGACGCCCATCTGCACACCGATGCACTGCGTGTGCTGACACTGGAAAACGCGCTGTGGTCTGCCCTCAAGCAGCGCCAGTTCGTTCCGCATTTCCAGCCCATTGTTTCGCTCCAGGATGGGCGGGTGCTGGGCTATGAGGCACTGGTGCGGTGGCGGCACCCCACGCAGGGCCTGCTCAAACCCGCCGACTTTCTGCAGGTGGCGGAAGACAGCGGAAGCATGGAAGCGATTGACTGGCTCATCTTTACCAGTGCCTGCGAGACCATCGCTGCCCGCAAGGACTTCACGGGCTACCTGGGGCTGAATGTGGCGCCCCGGCATTTCCGCAACCCGCACTTTTGCCAGCAATTGCTGGACATGCTGCACCGGGCGGGGTTGCCCGCATCAAGACTGTGCCTTGAGATCACCGAAGGGGCGCTGATTGACGACCCGGAGCGGACCTGTCAATTGCTCAATGAATTGCGCAGCCATGGCATGTCGCTGGCGCTGGACGACTTTGGCACGGGCTACTCTTCTCTGGGTTATCTGCACCGCTTCCCGCTGCTCACGCTCAAGATTGACCGCAGCTTTGTGGCACCGTTGACCGAAAGCCCCGCGAACGAGGGCAGCGCCAGCGCCGCGGTAGTGCGTGCAGTGGTGGCTTTGGCGGGGTCGCTGGGGTTGAGTGTGGTGGCCGAAGGGATCGAGACCCAGGAGCAGGCGGAAGCCTTGCGCGCGCTGGGCTGCCACCTGGGGCAGGGCTTCCTGTTTGCCATGCCCGGTCCGCTGCCCGCGCCTTTGGCCTGA
- a CDS encoding Lrp/AsnC family transcriptional regulator, protein MDASLDLFDRKILALVQRDCQMNAEVIAQEVGLSASAVQRRLRRMRADKVISAEVAVVNPQAVGGVMTFLAGLEVKDNYDALPRIRSWSQNEPGVQQVYYVTGNFDIMMVIVARDVKAYDALAARLMNDIPQIARMTTHVVIDTIKNSLYVPVDTTGEGSASA, encoded by the coding sequence ATGGACGCAAGCCTTGACCTCTTTGACCGCAAAATTCTGGCCCTGGTGCAGCGCGACTGCCAGATGAACGCCGAGGTCATCGCCCAGGAGGTGGGTCTGTCGGCATCGGCCGTGCAGCGGCGCTTGCGGCGCATGCGGGCCGACAAGGTGATCAGCGCCGAGGTGGCGGTGGTCAACCCGCAGGCCGTGGGCGGGGTCATGACCTTTCTGGCCGGGCTGGAGGTCAAGGACAACTACGATGCGCTGCCCCGCATCCGCAGCTGGTCGCAGAATGAGCCGGGGGTGCAGCAGGTGTACTACGTCACCGGCAATTTCGACATCATGATGGTCATCGTCGCGCGGGACGTGAAAGCCTACGATGCGTTGGCAGCGCGCCTGATGAACGACATTCCCCAGATTGCGCGCATGACCACGCATGTGGTGATCGACACCATCAAGAACAGCCTGTACGTGCCTGTGGATACGACGGGCGAAGGCTCTGCCAGCGCATAG
- a CDS encoding SEL1-like repeat protein, translated as MTHLPSRTPVLSRWITALCLGTALLTSGAWAGTAEGVRAYDKGQFPQALKELQPAAQAGDAEAQFHMGLMHDFGRGVPLDHTKAAAWYRKAAEQGHADAQYHLAVSYDDGEGVPQDYKQAVYWYTKAANQGLAKAQYNLGVSYDKGEGVAKDHKIAAQWYRKAADQGDSDAQYNLGVAYDEGEGVEQDHKQAVDWYRKAAAQNHARAQFNLAVSYDDGEGVAQDKKQAVYWYTKAAEQGDSDAQQNLSIMYAKGEGVARDAAKSRYWARKASESRARGN; from the coding sequence ATGACACACCTGCCATCACGCACCCCTGTCCTGTCCCGCTGGATCACCGCCTTGTGCCTGGGCACCGCCTTGCTCACCAGCGGGGCCTGGGCGGGCACCGCCGAGGGCGTGCGCGCCTACGACAAGGGCCAGTTCCCCCAGGCCCTCAAAGAGCTGCAACCTGCTGCACAGGCAGGCGACGCAGAAGCCCAGTTCCACATGGGATTGATGCATGACTTTGGCCGGGGTGTGCCGCTGGACCACACGAAGGCAGCGGCCTGGTACCGCAAGGCCGCAGAGCAAGGCCATGCCGATGCGCAGTACCACTTGGCCGTGTCCTACGACGATGGCGAGGGCGTGCCACAGGACTACAAGCAGGCCGTGTACTGGTACACCAAGGCGGCCAATCAAGGGCTGGCCAAGGCGCAATACAACCTGGGCGTTTCGTACGACAAGGGCGAGGGCGTGGCCAAAGACCACAAGATCGCCGCCCAGTGGTACCGCAAGGCCGCTGATCAGGGCGACTCGGATGCCCAATACAACCTGGGCGTGGCCTATGACGAAGGCGAAGGCGTAGAACAGGACCACAAGCAGGCCGTGGACTGGTACCGCAAGGCGGCTGCACAGAACCATGCACGCGCGCAGTTCAACCTGGCGGTGTCTTACGATGACGGCGAAGGGGTGGCGCAGGACAAGAAGCAGGCGGTGTACTGGTACACCAAGGCGGCTGAGCAGGGAGACTCCGATGCCCAGCAAAACCTGTCCATCATGTACGCCAAGGGCGAAGGCGTTGCGCGTGATGCGGCCAAGTCACGCTACTGGGCCCGCAAGGCCAGCGAATCCCGGGCACGCGGTAACTGA
- a CDS encoding flavin reductase family protein yields MTPRTLHSYEPRKGHGLPHDPFNAIVGPRPIGWISSRSAQGTVNLAPYSFFNAFNYVPPIVGFASIGAKDTLRNIEETGEFVCNLATRALAEAMNQTCAAVPPEVNEFELAGLTPLPGTQVQVPRVAESPVTLECRRTQVLQLQGADGVAVPTWLVLGEVVAVHIDTALLKDGVYDTANAGHILRAGGPADYFTVGPEQLFKMYRPR; encoded by the coding sequence ATGACCCCACGCACCCTGCACAGCTACGAGCCCCGCAAGGGCCACGGCCTGCCGCACGATCCGTTCAACGCCATCGTGGGCCCCCGGCCGATTGGCTGGATCTCCAGCCGCAGCGCTCAAGGCACTGTCAACCTTGCGCCCTACAGCTTCTTCAACGCATTCAACTATGTGCCCCCCATCGTGGGCTTCGCCAGCATCGGAGCCAAAGACACCCTGCGCAACATTGAGGAGACGGGCGAATTTGTCTGCAACCTCGCCACACGCGCCTTGGCCGAGGCCATGAACCAGACCTGCGCTGCCGTGCCGCCTGAGGTGAACGAATTTGAACTGGCAGGCCTGACGCCCCTGCCCGGCACCCAGGTGCAGGTGCCCCGCGTGGCAGAGAGCCCCGTGACGCTGGAATGCCGGCGCACCCAGGTGCTGCAGCTGCAAGGAGCCGACGGCGTAGCCGTGCCCACATGGCTGGTGCTGGGCGAAGTGGTGGCTGTGCACATTGACACCGCCCTGCTCAAGGACGGGGTGTACGACACCGCCAACGCGGGCCACATCCTGCGTGCAGGCGGCCCGGCGGATTACTTCACGGTGGGGCCGGAGCAGTTGTTCAAGATGTACCGTCCCCGCTGA
- a CDS encoding MFS transporter — protein MTTASTGKTSRAAEQAGTSSPGAANAVPLRQDARTIGLVGLAHGSSHFFHMLLPPLFPWLIREFGFSYSELGLLVSVFFVISGVGQALSGFLVDRVGARPIMFFALSSFAASGLVAGTAQGYAGLVVAAALAGLGNAPFHPVDFTILNKRVSPQRLGHGFAVHGISGNLGWATAPVFMAGIATATGSWRAASLSGAVFALLVLTIMVLNRDALDDRKGEWAHQAKGASAQPAKAEHPMAFLKLPSVWLCFSFFFWSTCALSAIQSFASPALQSMYGLPLSLTAMVVTGYMLCGAAGMVVGGFLVGRVQRLEKVISICLLGSAALLVLVGTGLLPGMAAVVVASVAGLGTGLAGPSRDMLIKRAAPPGATGRVYGTVYSGLDLGFCLSAPVFGAMLDHGMTSGIFLGSAATLALSVVSAALVGVGVAARLARPTAVAAG, from the coding sequence ATGACAACCGCATCCACAGGCAAAACTTCTCGGGCTGCTGAGCAGGCAGGCACTTCGAGCCCCGGCGCAGCCAACGCCGTGCCGCTGCGCCAGGACGCTCGCACCATCGGTCTGGTGGGGCTGGCGCATGGCAGCTCGCACTTTTTCCACATGTTGCTGCCACCGCTGTTTCCGTGGCTCATCCGGGAGTTCGGGTTCAGCTACTCCGAACTCGGGCTGCTGGTCTCGGTGTTCTTCGTGATCTCGGGTGTGGGGCAGGCGCTGTCCGGCTTTCTGGTGGACCGCGTGGGCGCAAGGCCCATCATGTTCTTTGCCTTGTCGAGCTTTGCTGCGTCGGGCCTGGTGGCAGGCACTGCCCAGGGCTATGCAGGCCTGGTGGTGGCAGCGGCGTTGGCAGGGCTGGGCAACGCACCGTTCCACCCGGTGGACTTCACCATCCTGAACAAGCGCGTGTCGCCCCAGCGCCTGGGCCACGGGTTTGCCGTGCACGGCATCAGCGGCAATCTGGGCTGGGCCACTGCGCCAGTCTTCATGGCAGGCATTGCTACAGCCACGGGCTCGTGGCGAGCCGCCAGCTTGAGCGGTGCGGTGTTCGCGCTGCTGGTGCTGACCATCATGGTTCTCAACCGCGATGCGCTGGACGACCGCAAGGGCGAGTGGGCGCATCAGGCCAAGGGGGCGAGTGCCCAGCCCGCCAAGGCGGAACATCCCATGGCCTTCCTCAAGCTGCCCTCGGTGTGGCTGTGCTTCTCGTTCTTCTTCTGGAGCACCTGTGCGCTCAGCGCCATCCAGAGTTTTGCCAGCCCCGCGCTGCAGTCCATGTATGGCCTGCCGCTGAGCCTGACGGCCATGGTGGTGACAGGCTACATGCTGTGCGGTGCTGCGGGCATGGTCGTGGGCGGATTTCTGGTGGGCCGCGTGCAGCGGCTGGAGAAGGTCATCTCCATCTGTCTTCTGGGTTCGGCTGCATTGCTGGTGCTGGTGGGTACGGGCCTGCTGCCCGGCATGGCGGCTGTGGTGGTGGCGTCGGTGGCCGGTCTGGGTACCGGTCTGGCGGGCCCTTCGCGCGACATGCTCATCAAACGCGCTGCGCCTCCAGGCGCCACGGGCCGTGTCTACGGCACCGTGTACTCTGGCCTGGACCTGGGCTTTTGCCTGTCTGCCCCCGTCTTTGGCGCCATGCTGGACCATGGCATGACCTCGGGCATCTTCCTGGGTTCTGCCGCCACACTGGCCTTGAGTGTGGTGTCTGCAGCCTTGGTGGGCGTGGGGGTGGCTGCGCGACTGGCTCGCCCCACGGCCGTTGCGGCAGGTTAA
- a CDS encoding tautomerase family protein, with protein sequence MPFIRTNVPHHMSAPVRQAVVQGIHDALVHSIGMPEDELFNMVASYQPGDFACSRTFNGVVRSDNVVVVEITLRRGRSDAMKRALYEAIASQLHSRADVSPGDVFIFMHENDYSDWSVGEGRFAMGLVQNRGTGT encoded by the coding sequence ATGCCCTTCATCCGCACCAATGTCCCTCACCACATGTCCGCACCTGTGCGCCAGGCCGTCGTCCAAGGCATCCACGATGCGCTGGTGCACAGCATTGGCATGCCTGAGGATGAGCTGTTCAACATGGTGGCGAGCTACCAGCCGGGTGACTTTGCCTGCAGCCGCACGTTCAACGGCGTGGTGCGCTCAGACAATGTCGTGGTGGTGGAAATCACCTTGCGCCGTGGGCGCAGCGATGCGATGAAGCGCGCGCTCTACGAGGCGATTGCCAGCCAGCTGCACAGCCGCGCCGATGTGAGTCCGGGGGATGTCTTCATCTTCATGCACGAAAACGACTACTCGGATTGGTCGGTAGGCGAAGGGCGGTTTGCCATGGGCCTGGTGCAGAACCGGGGCACCGGAACCTGA